In the Candidatus Tanganyikabacteria bacterium genome, one interval contains:
- a CDS encoding DUF1822 family protein — MTIADASQSPFLPIGQGARDAARAVAATFSIPEVRKRVLANRLARQVFLDWAADSGFEVVEEAAYADAPDVVEVLDVCDVWIAGRRVGVSALMPGEGRRPRVDWRALNYGYHADLYAFVELTDALDGGTLVGLARNREFVKEGRHRVATGLYFDLPAAAVLPPTAFAALLAEPPAGVDPPPGALAHEEVFPKLGDYLRDALRLPTGVPGAGRHAASDAWESLPPEAWRVPIEAHDLFEAHLLACATCRRRFIALRKAERAGSLDLQEAEFRAQDERAVIDLAAALAVRGLAGRASASSAEHGTYPVAGATGLTIRAPADAARGPCLTAEGRVEGRLFLEGAASEVAALRQLTAELVLGGQVVERFPATVSGAVVELDHDLADGALTQALAEDLAAVGRLAVGPGELRFEAST, encoded by the coding sequence ATGACCATCGCAGACGCTTCGCAGTCGCCCTTTCTGCCCATCGGCCAGGGGGCCCGGGACGCGGCGCGCGCCGTGGCCGCGACTTTCAGCATCCCGGAGGTCCGCAAGCGCGTCCTCGCCAATCGCCTGGCACGCCAGGTATTCCTCGACTGGGCCGCCGATAGCGGGTTCGAGGTAGTGGAAGAGGCCGCCTACGCTGATGCGCCGGATGTCGTCGAGGTGCTCGATGTCTGCGACGTCTGGATCGCCGGCCGGCGCGTGGGCGTCTCCGCGCTCATGCCCGGCGAGGGCCGCCGGCCGCGCGTGGACTGGCGAGCCCTGAATTACGGGTATCACGCCGATCTCTATGCATTCGTGGAGCTGACCGACGCCCTCGACGGGGGCACGCTCGTCGGGCTGGCGAGAAACCGGGAGTTCGTGAAAGAAGGGCGCCATCGCGTGGCGACGGGCCTGTACTTCGACCTGCCGGCGGCGGCCGTCCTGCCGCCCACCGCCTTCGCGGCCCTGCTGGCCGAACCGCCGGCCGGCGTCGATCCGCCGCCGGGAGCGCTCGCCCACGAGGAGGTGTTTCCGAAGCTCGGGGATTACCTGCGCGACGCGCTGCGATTGCCGACGGGCGTGCCGGGCGCCGGGCGGCATGCGGCCTCCGATGCCTGGGAGAGCTTGCCCCCGGAGGCGTGGCGCGTCCCGATCGAGGCGCATGACCTCTTCGAAGCTCACTTGCTGGCATGCGCAACCTGCAGGCGACGCTTCATCGCGCTGCGGAAGGCTGAGCGAGCCGGCTCGCTCGATCTGCAAGAGGCCGAGTTCCGGGCGCAGGACGAGCGGGCGGTGATAGACCTGGCCGCCGCGCTGGCCGTGCGCGGCCTGGCGGGAAGGGCTTCGGCCAGTTCGGCCGAGCACGGCACCTACCCCGTAGCCGGCGCCACCGGCCTGACGATACGCGCCCCGGCCGACGCGGCGCGAGGCCCATGTCTGACCGCCGAGGGGCGGGTCGAGGGCCGGCTGTTCCTCGAGGGCGCCGCGAGCGAGGTGGCGGCACTGCGGCAGCTGACGGCCGAACTGGTGCTGGGCGGCCAGGTCGTCGAGCGATTCCCCGCGACGGTCTCCGGAGCCGTCGTCGAACTCGACCACGACCTGGCGGACGGAGCGCTGACCCAGGCCCTGGCCGAGGACCTGGCCGCGGTCGGCCGGCTGGCCGTCGGACCCGGCGAGTTGCGCTTCGAAGCGTCGACCTGA